CTGAATGGATACgcctccgtcttcctcctcttctccctcttcttccctctcttgCCCCGCAaactcgtcgccgtcctcacCATCATCCCTGACTTTGTCCTTCaattccgccgcctcgcattCGCCTCTTCATGCGCCTactgcttcctcgtcttcaccTAGTTCGCCTTCCGACAGCCTGTCCTCTGCTTCACCTTGTGCTACCCTGCATCGGTTTACTTCTCTCATTTTGCCTTCGGCCGCACATGAATTTCTTTCACGGCAGTGCTTTTCTATGCCTGTCTTTTCTGACCCACAGACGTCTATTTCGCCTGCCCCGTCGGCCGCTTCGGCACCCTCCACCGCATCCTCTGGTCCGGCTGTCTCGCCTGCCGTAGAGTCCTTTCCGTCCGCTTTATCTTCTGTCGTctccccctccgcggcgtctgatccgcactcggcggcgcccggcaGAACAGAGCAAACTTCGAAGGAAAGCCTCCATTCCTTCTTTGCGTATCGTCCTTCTCTTCTAGCTTCGAGCCTCGCGattgcgccttcgccttcagcATCGCTCCCTCACCCCGCCTCGgtgctttcttctccgctcgcctctcctctatctgtgtcggcgacgcgcaccgtctcgccgctcgcctcttcgctcgcggcggcctctcctctgtctccttcgtctcctttttcttctcccgccttcgccgcccaACAAGACTGCTGGCAGtgccgcttcctcggcgtTTCGCTCTTCTCAGGCGTCTGTGCAGCCGCTCTCGTTCGCGCCGTGAAGTCGCCCCCCGCGTCTGGCGACCGCAggttcttctccgtcgccgcggcggtcttCGCGTTCTTGGGTAAGTCACACTCGACATAAATCTCTTCTCGTGCATGCGGCATGTGTTGAAGAAGCGTCCGTGCTTAGACGTAGACAGACAGCAAAGTAAACCTTTCGCGTACGCTCATCCTGTCTTCCGTTTCTCCGAGGCGTACTCGCGGGCCGCGTACTTGCGTTCGCAGAGGTCGATATCTGTAAATAGCGGCCCACGTATGCTTTCATAAATGTGCATGTATACACGCATTCACGCGTATATGCGTATGTAGGTATATTCCGCGACACAAAGAGGAACCTGTCCCATGTGTTTGTGGCCGTTGCGCTGTGAGATgttgcctctctgcgctgagGGTACACACCTGCTGAAATCCCTGCGAAACGCGGTAGCCTCACGCGAGTGCGATGCGGACATGATTGTCGCCGTTTGCTTTGTGGGGCCTTCGCATTTGCAGCTGTCTATCGGGGCGTAGTCCCAGTGCGACAGCGCCACTGAGCTCTCTCGCCGAtcctctgctttcttcttccatCCACCCCGACGTCTCGAGTGTacgtcttcgtctcttctttcttctcctcgccgtgACGCAGCATGAGGACTTCCCAGCCAGTCTCTGtgagcgcggccgctggccccgcgcctgcgtctcctctctcttccgcggcgcttTCTTCCGTgcggtctgcggctgcggctgcgagcgacggttcgtcttctgcgcgaccTGCAGGCAAGTCTTcaagcgcgtctgcgcggtctCAGCTTGCGGGTACCCTCAGTGCGGAATTTAACTCGACGCCAAAGAGttgaggccgcggagagaaaggaaggcgcgagcggtcgcagcggcctctcgctcgctaGGGTTTCGGATTTCTCGCTGCGTGCTGCGAAAACGGTAGCGCGGACAAGCCAGCGGACAGAAGCGGAAAACTTGGCGTTCTGCGGGACAGAGAGACtggggaggagggcggggggggggggggggaggagggggggggggatgggATCGCATGGGCGGCGTCTGAGGGGACGTCGACGTCGCAGAAGGCCAAACGCGCGAACAGATTGAGCAGGGACGATGAGACtgcagcaggaagaagacggaCGCGCGCGTTCGTTTGTCGCTCCGCCCCAGTGGCTTCACGACTTGCTTGTCTTCGTTCATCGAGTCTCGAGCCCCTGGTTGGAATGCGCTGCCCGTGTGTTCGCCTATGTGTCTGTGTCCTCCTCAGGCTCCCCTTCTGTCCCCGCGGCTCTCAAgcccgcgctgccggcggggtCTCTGGGCCCCACGTTCGCCGCtccagccgcggccgccagggcGCCCTTTCTCGCCGGGAAGGCCTTTGCCGAGCCCCCCGCGGGCgggtcgctcgccgcgggctcttcgctgtcttcttcctctaTGGGTTCGTCTGggttctcttctgcgtcgctggctGCGTCCTTGGCTgcgcctccgaccgcggcgccgccgggatCTCTGCAGCCACAAGTGGGTGCGGCGTGCGACGTCTGCGACGCGGTTCAGGGCATTCTGCGGGAGATGGACGAGAAGTTCTCCTCGATGACTGAATCGATTTTGAACCGTCTCGATGACATGAGCGGAAAAATCGACGGCCTCGAGCAGCAACTGCAGGCGGCACTTAtcagcgaggaagccgacTACGCAGCCGCGATCGAGGCCCGCGACCCGCGCACAGGCACCGGGCAGTGAAccggggcgacgcggcgctctaGCTGCGAGATGGGCGTTtagaggagagggagaagaagaggatgcGGATGCGGATTGtgggcgacgcgaagcgcgcaagcggagggcgggcggcgctctTCCGGGTTTTTCTCggtgcgaggcgctgcagtctTGGGCGAAGCGCGCCCCGATTTTTGAAAGCGCGCAGACAGAAAGGGCGCGCTGTCTCCCCCCTCAGGCTGCGGAATGCACCCGTCCCCCAGCTCTCTTCGCAATGAAATATGCGACGTCGGTTGAGTTGAAGGTTCAAATACCTACATATAAATGTATCTGTATATACCTGTTTATAAGATACGCACAGGTATATGTAAAGTGTATTCACTTCGATTCCGATGTGCGTGCTGCAGTAGTTGTAATATGTGTACGAACATCTCGACGTGGGGTTCTTTTTCCAGATCTTGGCGCCCGGAGAGAGACCGCGCACACTGAGGCAGTGAGTATGCGATATACATACATctaccatatatatatatatatttgtataaCTATCGGATATATGAAAGTATATATGTAAGGAATTAGTTCTTCAGCTAGAATCGCGTATGACGCACCTTCTGCGTTCATAAAGGACATGTCTACAGCCTGAAAAGGAGTGGCTTCTGTATGCCGTGGCGGCGAATGAGAGTCGCGGGTCGCCCCGCCTCTATACCGGTGACCGGCAGATACGGAAAAGCAGCCGCTGCACGAGTATTTAGGAgcctgcagccgcttcgCGACTATTTAAGAGCTTGCGGCCACGCGTAGAGAAAAATTTATTCTCGCAAGTGCGAAAAAACTCCGGTTGTTTCTCGACACAGAATCCCTGTCGACATGCGGCATATGCgcaaatataaatatatccATACTCCTCGGTCAAATGTATCCGCCCTTGCACCGCAGGGGAACAGCGACCGCACGCACAGTTGATATGCATGCGTCAGTTAACTAAAAAACCATTCAAAATGAGGATGCGCAAGCAAATCTGCATCGCTACTCAACGGTCATACGCGGTGCGGGCcggcatgcgcatgcactgATATGGACTCACTCGCGCGAACATGCCCGCTGGCGCGCGTGTGGAGTAGGGTGaaacatgcacatatataaacatatatacatatatgaatatCGATAAGCGTTCAGGCGCGAAGCGCCAAAAACCTCAGCACAcctccggcggaggcgccacaTCGGGAATCTTTCCTggctgcagacgcacagcgcaaaaaaagaagaaaaattCTCGCGCGGGACAAGTTTGTCCGCCGGGCTCGACGAGAGCTGTGCACAGGATCTCCCCACGCGCCCACACcaatatataaatatatatatgggctCAGCCGTGCGGACTATATACGCAATTGTATATACTCGAATGCGCGCTGGCGAATCTAGACACGCATGAGAATGTGTGTTGTGTATCCTGTCACGTCTacctcgctgcatgcgccacgaTTTGGCTCGCGCTCGATCGCTCGCCCTACACAGTCCGAacgcctgcgcacgccggcTCCTCACGCGTGGCCCCCGTGCGCGTTGCTTGTCCCCGCGTGGTGCGCGTCTCGCACCAGTCCTCTTGCTCGCAGCGAAGCTGTCAAgtcccttctctccctcgccgcgcatGGCTGCGCCCTCACCTCGaactgcggcgcagcgaacgcggcgcgtctcttggcttcgcgctctgcctcggcgtTGTGGTCGCCCTGGAGACCGGCCTGGGGGCCAGCGCTGCCccacgcgccgctgtcgcccgccAGCTGACCGAaacccgcggcggccggcggcgcagcaacTGGCGGACACAGCGAAGGGGCGCTCGCTTGGAGCGCAGGGGGgggcgtcgcctgctggagctgcgcagagggcgccgcggctccgccaGCGGCAAGAGAGAGCCCAGCAAGGAAGGCGTGGAAGAAGTGCGCCGTCGGGGGAGGGGCATCGAAGGCCAGGcgctccgccagcgccttctcgcggaCGACCGCGTGGAACTggacgagctgctgcagctggctGCTCCTGCGAGACGCCAGAAGACACCCACGGAAGAGGCGGCCTCGTGAGCAACAGAaaggaagcagcggcgagccgaaCGCAGGCAAAGACCTCCCACGTGCGTTCACCTGTCCAAATGTGAAAAGCAAACTTCGCCTCGGGGGTGTCGCGCTCGTAAACTACCGACATAGGCTGCATTCCAGCTGCCCCGGCCCTTGGAGAGCGCAACAAGCAGACGACTTCTCTTctgagaagaagaagaggcctgCCTGCGACCGTTTTTCTCGCGCAACTAGGCAGCTGCAGGTCTCCGAAGAGTTATCGCCGCACTGAGAGCGGGTACAGCTTGGCTTGAGTTGCGCGGACAACGAGTGAAACGACAAAAGACGTCTTCCCGCGAGTCACGATGGGAACGGCAAACGACAGGGAAACGCTCAGCCTACAGCGTGGAAAGGGtgcggagaaaaaaaagacgcgaCCTTCGCAAAAAACGAGTGCAAGGCACGAATCCCGAGGCGCAGCGTACCAGCCGCCCACCGGTAGGGAATTCAAGGCTCAAAAACCACTTCCTCCACTCTCTCGAGAGCGAtgcattcatatatatacacatacacgtGCACGCGCGTGCATATACTAATCTACATACATACTACATATTTGCATGCTgatatatttgtatgtatatatttatgagTCATACGATCTGGATGTCTGGAGCGGGAAGACATTCTTCGAGAGAACGCCGCAGACACGACCACAACAACGGCCACCCGAGGCCGTTTTGACGCTGCGGAAAGAGACAGCACACGTTGTTTTAGTTACCACGCCTTGGTGAATGGAattcgaaaaaaaaaatctcgctttcttctcgccttaCAGAATCTGCTCGGAGACAGCCGGCCAATCCGCGGGGCTGCGCTGGTGAAAGAGGAAGCGGTGCTCTTCAGGAGAGAGATCCAAACCGGTGAAAagctgctcgccgtcggcgactCCGAAGCCTGAGAAGGACCGCGGAAGGCGGGCGTGAAAGCTTGACGCGCGAgcaagacgacgcggcgacatTCCGAGTCCAACGACACCAGCAACGACGAAAAGGCGCacggaaaagaaagaagagaaaaacaagaGAGCATACCCAAATCCGGTGCTTGACACGCAAGCTAGACGAAGCGCCGACAATCCGGATCCAACAAAACCAGATGAGAAGTCAACACGGGCATGAAAAGGAAAGAAGAGGGAACAAGCGAGCACACCCAACAACCTGTGCTGGCTTCTCACCTGAGAACGGCCACACGCCTCCcttggcggcggcctcgagaTTTTTCCAGGCTTCGATGTACTTCTCCCCCTGCGACTTGGGAGCCTGAGCTCCGCCGTTCACGTCCTGACcctgcgtctgcgaggccgcgggcgcagacgagaagaaggaagtcgTTGGAGCGTTCCCCCCCAGAAGTGCGTTTCCGAACGGAGAGGTCGATGAAGAGCCGAAGACAGACAAAGAAGACTGGCCGGAGAAGGGGTTGAAGGGCGTGGCGTtcggagaaggcgccgcggagccgaagATGTTAGTGCGACCTGTCGAGAAGGGCGATGAAAATGActgcgaggaagcgaacggATTGCTCTGTGCGGCTGAGGAAGCGCCGCCTGAGAAAGGCGACGCgacagacagcgaagacgcagaaaacgcagaagaTCCTGCGTTCGTCTGCGTCCCCCACGACGAGGAAGTGAAACTCGAGGTCCCCGGCCACCCCGCCATCGCGCCTGCGTTCTGTACTCCTTGGCTTCCTCGTCACAGCAGAAATGACCGCTTTGCGAACTCTGTCGGCAGACGATCACAGAAGGAGAAAATGCACGACGAGACGATGGAGACGACACACGCCGTCATTTCCCTCCCTCTCCAGTGCACAGAGTCTTTTCCGTGAGCGCCCGTCTCACAGAAAGCTGCGGTCGCGCTGCATCTCGATGCTATGAATCTCTCttgacggccgcggcgacaagGGATACACCCACAGCGACAGACGCTGCATATATTGAGTTCGCTGCGCGGTCACAAACGTTTCCCTCATCCGTTAGGTAAAAGAAATGGAGCGTGTACCTTGTGCTGAGAAAGACGAGTTCTGCATTGAGGGCAGAATTCCACCGTCCACACTTCTGGACAAAGAAGAGTACGCGAGAAGAACGCAAGCGGTAGCCGGGTTTACCCTGGCGTgagagggcagcgcggaAGACGTGACACAAAAAATCAGGAGAAGGATACTTCCCTGTTTCTCCATCGAGCCTCACGCAAGTAAAACGACACTTGTGGCACGACGAAGGGATTGCCCTTTCCGCCGCTGTGGCCGCGCGTAattcgcgcatgcgcttccgCGGTGTACACACACCGGCGCTCAGTGTGCGCAGCGCAGGTTACAGCCTCGCAGACACACTCGCGATACTACTTCAGAAACAGA
Above is a window of Besnoitia besnoiti strain Bb-Ger1 chromosome Unknown contig00007, whole genome shotgun sequence DNA encoding:
- a CDS encoding heat shock factor binding protein 1 protein (encoded by transcript BESB_072100) encodes the protein MPVFSDPQTSISPAPSAASAPSTASSGPAVSPAVESFPSALSSVVSPSAASDPHSAAPGRTEQTSKESLHSFFAYRPSLLASSLAIAPSPSASLPHPASVLSSPLASPLSVSATRTVSPLASSLAAASPLSPSSPFSSPAFAAQQDCWQCRFLGVSLFSGVCAAALVRAVKSPPASGDRRFFSVAAAVFAFLGSPSVPAALKPALPAGSLGPTFAAPAAAARAPFLAGKAFAEPPAGGSLAAGSSLSSSSMGSSGFSSASLAASLAAPPTAAPPGSLQPQVGAACDVCDAVQGILREMDEKFSSMTESILNRLDDMSGKIDGLEQQLQAALISEEADYAAAIEARDPRTGTGQ
- a CDS encoding uncharacterized protein (encoded by transcript BESB_072110); translated protein: MAGWPGTSSFTSSSWGTQTNAGSSAFSASSLSVASPFSGGASSAAQSNPFASSQSFSSPFSTGRTNIFGSAAPSPNATPFNPFSGQSSLSVFGSSSTSPFGNALLGGNAPTTSFFSSAPAASQTQGQDVNGGAQAPKSQGEKYIEAWKNLEAAAKGGVWPFSGFGVADGEQLFTGLDLSPEEHRFLFHQRSPADWPAVSEQILSSQLQQLVQFHAVVREKALAERLAFDAPPPTAHFFHAFLAGLSLAAGGAAAPSAQLQQATPPPALQASAPSLCPPVAAPPAAAGFGQLAGDSGAWGSAGPQAGLQGDHNAEAEREAKRRAAFAAPQFEPGKIPDVAPPPEVC